A genomic stretch from Thermomonospora umbrina includes:
- a CDS encoding ABC transporter ATP-binding protein translates to MTSTSSTRTSATVDARAEPDLTASGLRLAYDDRVVVEDLDLVVPPGRISVIIGANACGKSTLLRALARLLTPREGAVHLDGRAIHAMPTKQVARRLGILPQAPVAPEGLTVVDLVGQGRAPHQTWWRQWSSTDEEAVTAALRATDMLEHAERPVDELSGGQRQRAWIAMAVAQGTPILLLDEPTTYLDLAHQIDVLDLVVDLNRRESRTVVMVLHDLNQACRYADHVVVMKSGAILAEGPPIEVIDAGLVEEVFGLRCQVMTDPVSGTPLIIPMGRHHTNGRPDGR, encoded by the coding sequence GTGACATCCACCTCGTCCACCCGCACCTCCGCCACGGTCGACGCGCGCGCCGAGCCGGACCTGACGGCGAGCGGGCTGCGGCTCGCCTACGACGACCGCGTGGTGGTCGAAGACCTCGACCTGGTCGTTCCACCGGGGCGGATCAGCGTCATCATCGGGGCCAACGCGTGCGGCAAGTCCACCCTGCTGCGCGCGCTGGCCCGCCTGCTGACGCCCCGCGAGGGCGCCGTGCACCTGGACGGCCGCGCCATCCACGCGATGCCGACCAAACAGGTCGCCCGCCGGCTGGGCATCCTGCCGCAGGCTCCGGTGGCGCCGGAGGGGCTCACGGTCGTGGACCTGGTCGGCCAGGGCCGCGCCCCCCACCAGACCTGGTGGCGGCAGTGGTCCTCGACGGACGAGGAGGCGGTCACCGCGGCACTGCGCGCCACCGACATGCTCGAACACGCCGAACGCCCCGTCGACGAACTCTCCGGCGGCCAGCGTCAACGCGCCTGGATCGCCATGGCCGTCGCCCAGGGCACTCCCATCCTGCTCTTGGACGAACCCACCACCTACCTGGACCTCGCCCACCAGATCGACGTGCTCGACCTGGTCGTCGACCTGAACCGGCGCGAGAGCCGCACCGTGGTGATGGTGCTGCACGACCTCAACCAGGCGTGCCGGTACGCCGACCACGTCGTGGTCATGAAGTCCGGCGCGATCCTCGCCGAGGGCCCACCGATCGAAGTGATCGACGCCGGCCTGGTCGAGGAGGTCTTCGGACTGCGCTGCCAGGTCATGACCGACCCGGTGAGCGGCACGCCCCTGATCATCCCGATGGGGCGCCATCACACGAACGGCCGTCCGGACGGTCGATAG
- a CDS encoding lysine N(6)-hydroxylase/L-ornithine N(5)-oxygenase family protein yields MPPTDATHVHDLVGIGFGPSNLALAIALREGAQRTGQAVDAVFLEKQPAFGWHRGMLIEGTTMQVSFLKDLVTMRNPASAFSFVSYLKDRDRLADFINHKTMFPSRAEFHDYLEWASSRFEDQVEYGSEVVGVTPVTVDGDVEYLDVVVRQGGHSDELVTRRARNLVIAAGLEPVLPEGPVDGERVWHSEELLERASGLRDPRRLIVVGAGQSAAEVTDYLHRTFTDAEVCTVFAKYGYTPADDSPFANRIFDPGAVDHFHTAPEEVKRMLMGYHRSTNYSVVDLELIDELYRRHYQEKVAGRERLRTLNASRIVEVGGDATGVRATVEFLPTGERTVLDADALVYATGYRPSDPLTLLGEVGEYCMRQPEGGLNVERDYRITTADSMRCGLYLQGATEHTHGIGSTLLSNTAIRAGEIAESVGARLRSHDRDSYAVR; encoded by the coding sequence ATGCCCCCCACGGACGCGACGCACGTCCACGATCTCGTCGGCATCGGCTTCGGACCGTCCAACCTGGCGCTGGCGATCGCGCTTCGGGAAGGCGCGCAACGCACCGGGCAGGCGGTCGACGCGGTGTTCCTCGAGAAGCAACCCGCGTTCGGATGGCACCGCGGCATGCTCATCGAGGGCACGACCATGCAGGTGTCCTTTCTCAAGGACCTGGTCACCATGCGGAACCCGGCGAGCGCTTTCTCCTTCGTCAGTTACCTGAAGGACCGCGACCGGCTGGCCGACTTCATCAACCACAAGACCATGTTCCCCTCGCGTGCCGAGTTCCACGACTATCTGGAGTGGGCCTCGTCGAGGTTCGAGGACCAGGTGGAGTACGGCTCCGAGGTGGTCGGCGTGACTCCCGTCACGGTGGACGGCGACGTCGAGTACCTCGACGTCGTGGTGCGCCAAGGCGGCCATTCCGATGAGCTCGTCACCCGCCGCGCCCGCAATCTCGTCATCGCGGCCGGGCTGGAGCCCGTCCTGCCCGAAGGGCCGGTGGACGGCGAACGCGTCTGGCACAGCGAGGAACTGCTCGAGCGCGCGTCGGGGCTGCGCGACCCGCGCCGGCTGATCGTGGTGGGCGCCGGGCAGAGCGCCGCCGAGGTGACCGACTACCTGCACCGCACCTTCACCGACGCCGAGGTCTGCACGGTGTTCGCCAAGTACGGCTACACGCCCGCCGACGACAGCCCGTTCGCCAACCGGATCTTCGACCCCGGCGCGGTCGACCACTTCCACACCGCCCCCGAGGAGGTGAAGCGGATGCTGATGGGTTATCACCGCTCCACCAACTACTCAGTGGTCGACCTGGAACTCATCGACGAGTTGTACCGGCGGCACTACCAGGAGAAGGTGGCGGGCCGGGAGCGGCTGCGCACCCTCAACGCCTCCCGCATCGTCGAGGTCGGCGGCGACGCGACCGGCGTGCGCGCCACGGTGGAGTTCCTGCCGACCGGCGAACGCACCGTGCTGGACGCCGACGCGCTGGTCTACGCCACCGGATACCGGCCGAGCGACCCGCTCACCCTGCTGGGCGAGGTCGGCGAGTACTGCATGCGGCAGCCCGAGGGCGGCCTGAATGTGGAACGTGACTACCGCATCACCACCGCCGACTCGATGCGCTGCGGCCTCTACCTCCAGGGCGCGACCGAGCACACGCACGGCATCGGCTCGACGCTGCTGTCCAACACCGCCATCCGCGCCGGGGAGATCGCCGAATCGGTCGGCGCGCGTCTGCGGTCCCACGATCGGGACTCCTACGCCGTGCGCTGA